Proteins encoded in a region of the Rhizophagus irregularis chromosome 24, complete sequence genome:
- a CDS encoding uncharacterized protein (SECRETED:cutsite_SLS-LL; SECRETED:prob_0.4013); SECRETED:SignalP(1-17), with protein sequence MLLIVLFFFSFVGDSLSLLDIYFESSGRVRFRQFLQISMDMNFGKVGNLVLPRCITLQILGSFWVTKRLIAPDLQWFPFP encoded by the exons atgttactaatagttcttttctttttttcttttgtaggtgaTTCTTTGAGTCTCTTGGACATATATTTTG AGTCATCTGGACGCGTTAGATTTag acagtTTCTTCAAATATCTATGGACATGAATTTCGGTAAGGTTGGAAATCTGGTTCTCCCTAGATGCATTACG tTGCAGATTTTAGGCAGCTTTTGGGTGACGAAACGACTTATTGCTCCAGACTTACAATGGTTCCCATTTCcctag